The segment CCCTTCAGGAAAAGCGGCCATTCGTTGTCGGATTTGCGGCTGAAACACAGAATGTGGAAGAATACGCCCGGCAAAAACGGGTGCGCAAGAATCTGGATCTGATCTGCGCTAACGACGTCGCTAAAACCGGACAGGGGTTTAATAGCGATACCAATGCTCTTCACCTTTTTTGGCAGGATGGAGAAAAACGCTTACCGCTCAGCGATAAGTCGCTCCTTGGCCAACAATTAATAGACGAGATTGTCAGCCGTTATGATGAAAAAAATAGACGTTAAAATCCTGGATCCGCGTGTCGGCAAAGCGTTTCCCCTGCCGACCTACGCCACCTCAGGTTCTGCCGGGTTAGATTTACGCGCATGCATTGATGAGGTTCTCACTATCGCGCCAGGCACCACGACGCTGGTGCCGACCGGCCTGGCGATTCATATCGCCGATCCTGAACTGGCTGCGGTGATCCTGCCGCGCTCAGGTCTGGGCCACAAACATGGGATTGTGCTAGGCAATCTGGTGGGCCTGATCGACTCCGATTATCAGGGACAGCTGATGGTCTCGGTCTGGAATCGCGGTCAGGAGAGCTTCTCGCTGCAGCCTGGCGACCGCATGGCACAACTGGTCTTCGTGCCCGTGGTGCAGGCGGAATTTAACCTGGTAGACGATTTCGACGCCAGCCTGCGCGGTGAAGGCGGCTTTGGCCACTCAGGTCGCCAGTAACCCGCAATACCGACTTTCACTTACGCCCGTTATTTTTCCTCATCGCCATGGGACGCGTTCCTGTGGCAGATGCGTAGGTGTTGCCTGTTTTTAGGTAAATTTCAGGGGTTTTTAAGGTCATGGCAGAAAAAAAAGTCGCGAAACGGAATCGTCGCGAAGAGATTTTGCAGGCACTGGCGCAGATGCTGGAGTCCGGTGATGGCAGTCAGCGCATTACCACCGCTAAACTGGCGGCTACGGTAGGCGTATCCGAAGCGGCGCTCTATCGTCACTTCCCCAGCAAGACCCGGATGTTCGATAGCCTGATTGAGTTTATTGAAGACAGTCTGATTACCCGCATCAATCTGATCCTCAAGGATGAAAAAGAGACCATGACGCGCCTGCGTCTGATCGTCCAGTTGATACTGGGATTTGGTGAGCGTAATCCAGGACTGACCCGCATTCTGACCGGCCATGCGCTGATGTTTGAGCAGGACCGCCTGCAGGGCCGCATCAATCAGCTGTTTGAGCGCATTGAAGTGCAGCTTCGGCAGGTCATGCGTGAACGGAAGATGCGTGAAGGTGAAGCTTTTCAGGCTGATGAGGCGCTGCTGGCCAGTCAGCTGCTGGCTTTCTGTGAAGGTTTACTGTCGCGCTATGTCCGTTCTGAGTTTCGCTTCAGCCCTACCGCAGACTTTGAGGCACGCTGGCCGCTGATCGCCGTTCAGCTGGCCTGAGAGTAAAAAAGGCGGGCATCGCGCCCGCCTCGATTAAATCCCGTACGCCTTCTGATAAGCCCGCACCTGCGCCAGGTGATCGGCCATCTCCGGCTTCTCTTCCAGCCAGGTAATCAGATCGGCCAGCGTGATAATCGCGGTCACTTTGCAGCCGTAATCGCGTTCCACTTCCTGAATCGCCGACATCTCTCCGCGTCCGCGCTCCTGACGATCCAGCGACACCAGCACACCAGCCAGCGTGGCGTTGTGCGCGCCGATAATGTCCATCGACTCACGGATCGCCGTACCGGCGGTGATGACGTCATCCACCAGCATCACTTTGCCCTGCAGCGGGCTGCCCACCAGCAGACCGCCTTCGCCGTGATCTTTGGCTTCTTTGCGGTTGAAGCAGTAAGGCACGTCGCGGTCATGATGATCCGCCAGCGCCACCGCCGTGGTGGTCGCAATCGGAATGCCTTTGTAAGCCGGACCGAACAGCAGATCGAAATCGACCGCGCCATCGACCAGCGCCTGCGCGTAGAAGCGTCCCAGCAGCGCTAAATCCCGCCCGCTGTTAAACAGACCGGCATTAAAGAAATAGGGGCTTTTACGCCCGGACTTCAAAGTGAACTCACCGAACTTCAGCACCTGCTTGTTCAGGGCGAATTCAATAAACTGACGCTGCCAGGCTTTCATTTCTCACTCCTCAAATAAAGAAAAGGCGACTCTGTGGTCGCCTGTTACATCAATTTTCCAGCGCCGCTTTCTGCGCCTGAATCAACTCTTCAATGCCGCCGCGCGCCAGTGCCAGCAGCGTCAGCAGTTCGTCGTGGCTGAAGGGTTCACCTTCTGCGGTGCCCTGCACCTCGATCATGCGGCCATCTTCCATCATCACAACGTTCATGTCGGTTTCAGCGGCAGAATCTTCAACGTATTCCAGATCGCACAGAGCTTCGCCCCTGACGATGCCCACGGAAATGGCCGCAACCATCCCCTTCATCGGGTTCGCTTTCAGCTTGCCGCTGGCAACCAGCTTATTCAGCGCATCGGCCAGCGCCACACAGGCACCGGTGATGGAGGCGGTGCGGGTGCCGCCATCGGCCTGGATCACGTCGCAGTCGAGCGTAATGGTGAACTCACCCAGCGCCTTCAGATCGACGGCGGCGCGCAGTGAACGGGCGATCAGACGCTGGATCTCCAGCGTGCGGCCACCCTGCTTACCTTTTGCCGCTTCACGCGCCATACGGCTGTGGGTCGAGCGCGGCAGCATGCCATATTCGGCCGTGACCCAACCCTGGCCCTGGCCTTTCAGGAAACGCGGAACCCCTTCGTCTACGGAGGCAGTGCAAAGCACTTTCGTTTCGCCGAACTCCACCAGAACGGAACCCTCTGCGTGTTTGGTGTAATTGCGGGTCAATGTGACTGGACGCACCTGTTGTGCGCTACGGCCTGCTGGACGCATGGGTAATCTCCGGCTTGCTAATGATTGGCTGCGCATTATACGGACTTCCTTGCCCGCTGTCTCTTGCGCCGGTCCGGAGCAGCCATCAGATGAAATTCCCCGCCAGCTGTGGCTAAATGCGCGTTCCTTTCTCTCTGATAAAAAACACATATGGCCGCCATTCTTCATTTTCTGCTGGCGCTGGTGGTGATTTTCGCCCTTGCGCTGCTGGTCAGTCATGACCGTAAACAGATTCGCCTGCGCTTTATTATTCAACTGATTGTGGTGGAAGCCGTCCTGGGCTGGTTCTTCCTCCACTCCGCCGGGGGTCTGGCGCTGGTCGGCTCATTCGCCGGTTTCTTTGAAACGCTGCTGGGCTTTGCCGCACAGGGCACTGAGTTTGTGTTTGGCGGCATGAGCAAACAGGGGCTGGCCTTTATTTTCCTCGGCGTGCTCTGCCCGATTGTCTTTATTTCGGCGCTGATCGGTATCCTGCAGCACTGGCGTATCCTGCCACTGCTGATCCGTCTTTTCGGGACCCTGCTGTCGAAAATTAACGGCATGGGCAGGCTGGAGTCGTTTAACGCCGTCAGTACGCTGATTCTGGGTCAGTCAGAGAACTTCATCGCCTACAAAGGGATTCTGGGTGACATTCCGCCACGCCGCCTCTACACCATGGCGGCCACCGCGATGTCGACCGTGTCGCTGTCGATTGTCGGTGCGTATATGTCGATGATTGAACCGAAATATGTGGTTGCGGCGCTGCTGCTTAACATGTTCAGCACCTTTATTATCCTGTCGATCATCAACCCGATGACCCGCCAGGATGAGCAGCCTATCGCGCTGGAAAAACTGCATGAAGATCAGAGTTTCTTTGAGATGCTGGGTGAGTACATCCTGGCCGGTTTCAAAGTGGCGATGATCATTCTGGCTATGCTGATTGGTTTTATTGCCCTGATCGCCGCCGTTAACGCGCTGTTCGCCGCCCTGTTCGGCTACAGTTTCCAGCAGCTGCTCGGCTACCTGTTCTATCCACTGGCCTGGCTGGTTGGGATCCCTAAAGCCGATGCCCTGCAGGCGGCCAGCATTATGGCGACCAAGCTGGTGGCCAATGAGTTTGTGGCGATGATTGAGCTGCAGAAAGTGGCGGCAGGCATGAGCGCGCGCGGGCTGGGCATCCTGTCGGTCTTCCTGGTCTCCTTTGCTAACTTTGCCTCCATCGGCATCGTTGCGGGCGCCATCAAAGGCCTGAATGAGAAACAGGGCAATGTGGTGTCCCGTTTTGGCTGGAAGCTGGTGTATGGCTCTACGCTGGTCAGCCTGCTCTCTGCCGCGTTTGCCGGTCTGTTTATCTGACCACTCAACGGGCGGCGACGCTGCCGCCCTTTTCCCCTCAGAAACTGACACACACGGGCGCATCGACCCGCATCACCGACTCCTGACCAAACCGTTTCTTATAGAGGCTGCGTATTGCCTCGATAGCCTGGCTGGTGGCAGGATCGATCCCGTGGATAAGCATTAACGCTTTGCTGTTTTCGCGTGCCAGCTGGCCGTTTTCGCCCAGCCACTGCCCTCTGGCGTCATAGACCGACAGCCCCGATCTGAAGCGCGGCGTGACCTCGTTATCGACAAAGTTCATCCAGTCGAGCGAACTTACCCTGCCACCATCCGGTTTACTCAGTCCAAACCACAGCGTGGTCTGCATCATCATGTCGCCTCCCGCACAGATAGGTTGCGGTTTCGTAGGCGACGAGTGGTGGCGCGCCTGGCAGCCCGCCAGCAACAGAGCCATCACAACAGGAAGGGCAATAACGCGAGACATAGATCAGTTATCCTCACAAGGGGTCAGCGGTCATCATAAGTGGCTGCCGCGGAAAGCGGAAATGGTTCGTTATTTTCCTGTGAGGCGCTTATGCCTGTTATGCCGTGGCTCGCCTCGCTATACTTCACCTATCTTTCCGCAAATGAGTACCGCTTATGATCCGCAGTATGACCGCTTATGCCCGCAGCGAAGCCAAAGGCGAATGGGGCAGCGCCGCCTGGGAGCTGCGCTCTGTTAACCAGCGTTATCTGGAAACCTATATCCGTCTGCCGGAACAGTTTCGCGGGCTGGAACCGGTTATCCGTGAGCGCATACGTCAGCGCCTGACGCGCGGTAAAATCGAGTGCAACCTGCGCTATGACGCCGATCCCAGCGCGCAGGGCGAACTGATGCTGAACGAGACTCTGGCTAAACAGCTGGTGCAGGCGGCCAACTGGGTGAAAATGCAGAGCGACGAAGGCGCCATCAATCCGCTGGATATTCTGCGCTGGCCGGGTGTGATGTCCGCGCAGGAGCAGGATCTGGACGCCATCAATACGCAGCTGCTGCAGGCGCTGGATAACGCGCTGAATGATTTCATTGCGGCGCGCGAAAGCGAAGGCAGCGCACTGAAAGCGATGATCGAGCAGCGTCTGGAAGGCGTGTCGCAGGAAGTCAGCAAAGTGCGTGCGCAGATGCCTGACGTGATCAAATGGCAGCGTGAGCGCCTGGTCACCAGACTGGAAGAGGCGGACGTTCAGCTGGAAAACAATCGCCTTGAGCAGGAACTGGTGATGATGGCGCAGCGTGTTGACGTCGCCGAAGAGCTGGATCGTCTGGACGCGCATGTGAAAGAGACCTACAACATCCTGAAGAAGAAAGAGGCCGTTGGCCGTCGTCTCGACTTCATGATGCAGGAGTTCAATCGCGAGTCGAACACCCTGGCCTCGAAATCGATCAACGCCGATATCACTGCCTCAGCGATCGAACTGAAAGTGCTGATTGAGCAGATGCGCGAGCAGATTCAGAATATCGAGTAACTCCCTGCCTCACGTCCTGAACGAAGCGTCAGCAATGACGCTTCGTTCATCGCTCCCGCATCGGCTTTTAACATTCATTCGCAAATCGCAGCCCGCCCACGCCTGACGGGCCGCATTTTTACGTAAAGATAGATAAATAATCATTTCCGGACTCTTCCTGGCGTCTCATCTGACACGCTTTATCTTCCGGATAATCCTGCTTCAATCTGCTGAAATTTATCTGCTTTTTCTGGTCTGCATCCTTGTGATGCCTTCTGGCGACATCGCTCCATGAAACTGGTCAATCCTGTAGATTCCAGAGTTTCCCTTTCTTTGAAGGCACTTTTTGATAAAGTGCCGGTCGAAATCAGTACAGCTGTACCGCCTGGAGACTATGGAAGTGCTCTTTATGCGTTACGTCCATTTCTCTCATGAAGGTAGTTAATGAAAAACACCGGAAAATTTAGCAGTTCGCTGCTGCATCCGCGTTACTGGTTTACCTGGTTTGGCCTGAGCGTGCTCTGGCTTCTGGTCCAGCTTCCCTATCCTGTTCTTATGCGTCTCGGTGCCGGGGCGGGTAAGATCTCCCGTCATTTTATGCAGCGCCGCGAACGTATCACCCGTCGCAACATTGAACTCTGTTTTCCCGGTATCAGCGAAGAGAAAACGGAAGCGATGATTGCCGGTAACTTTGCGTCGTTAGGCATGGCGCTGGCTGAAACCGGTATCGCCTGGTTCTGGTCTGACCGTGCGGTCAGGCGTCTGTTTAACGTTACCGGCATGGACAATCTCTATGCGGCGCAGAACGAAAAACGCGGCGTGATGCTGATTGGTGTGCATTTTATGTCGCTGGAGCTGGGCGGGCGCATCAGCGGCCTCTGCCAGCCCATGATGGCAATGTATCGTCCGCACAACAATCAGGCGATGGAGTACGTGCAGACCAAGGGCCGGATGCGGTCGAACAAAGCGATGATCGACCGTCGCGACCTGCGCGGCATGGTCAATGCGCTGAAGCAGGGCGAGTCGGTCTGGTTTGCGCCGGACCAGGATTACGGCCCGAAAGGCAGCACCTTTGCGCCGCTGTTTGCAGTGGAGAAAGCCGCTACCACCAACGGAACATTTGTCCTGTCGCGCCTGGCGAAGCCTGCGATGGTGCCGATTATGCTGATCCGCAATCCGGACAATCATGGCTACCACCTGATCATCGAAGCGATGCTGGAAAATTACCCTCATACTGATGAGGTCGCAGCGGCAGCTTATATGAATAAGGTGATTGAAAATCAGATCCTGCGCGCGCCCGAACAGTATCTCTGGCTGCATCGCCGTTTCAAAACCCGGCCACCGGGTGAACAATCGCTCTACGTCTGAGTGAACGCATAAAGCAGGCCCCGCGCCTGCTTTTTTGTTTTTGTCCGCCGCCCTTTCCTCCGGCCACCCTTTTTTTCTGTTGGTATCGCCACTCGTGAACGCTTCGCTTCTCTGCCCGTTACCCGGCTGGCATCAGCACGCAAATTAGGGAATGATGGTGTCTCTTACCTCGTCATTGCCGGACAATCTTATGGATATCAACGATACACAGCAGTGGCAGCGTCCACTGATTGATGATCGCCTTACGCCCTATATTGAAGTGGATACCGCGCGGCTGGATCAGAACCTGCAGCAGATGCAGCGCAGGGCGAATGAGGCCGGTTTGGCGTTGCGGCCGCATATCAAAACGCATAAAAGCGTCTGGATTGCGCAGCGCCAGCTTGCACTGGGTGCCCGGGGCGTTACGGTTTCTAAGCCCAGCGAAGGCGTGACGTTTATTCTGGGTGGCGTGCGCGATCTGCTGCTGGCCTACCCGATTGTGCAGCCGCAGAGCGTGGCCGATTTGCTGCGCCAGGCAGTGCTGCATCAGGTCAGGCTCACCCTGATCGCGGACAGCGTTCAAGGTGTGGCGGCGATTGCTGAGGCCCGCCAGCAGCAACCGGCGTGCGAACTGGCGGTCGCGATTAAGGTGGATGTCGGATTGCATCGGATTGGTGTCAACCCGGACACCGATGAGGCGATAGTGATTGCTCAGGCGCTGAAGGATCACGGGTTACGCTTTGCCGGACTCCTTTCCCATGCCGGTCACGCTTATGGTGCCGGTCATGCCGCGGCGATTGCGGATATCGCCCGTCAGGAGGCCCACCTGATGCAGCGGCTTCAGGCAAAACTGCAGGCGGCAGGATTTACCGATTGCCCCCTCTCCGTGGGCTCAACACCCACCGCGCTGGCGGCAGAGATTGCGCCCTGCCTGGATGAAATCCGGCCCGGCAACTATGCACTCCTGGATCTCACCGCCTGCCGACTCGGTTTAAGCCGTGTCGACCAGCTGGCTATGAGCGTCATCACCCGCGTCGTAGCGGTGAACGACCACTTCGCGATTGTGGATGCGGGATCGAAGATGCTGAGTTCCGACAAAGGCCCACACGGCACCAATGCCAGCGGTTTTGGTATTGCCGTGGATGAAGCCGGCCACACGTATGAGGTGACGAAGCTCTCGGAGGAGCACGGTTTCCTGCTTTATCAGGATCGCCGCCCGGACGTCGGTTCGCTGCTGCGCATCTTTCCCAATCACAGTTGTGCCGTGATGGCGCAGTCGGACGGCTTTGTTCTGCGTCATTCAGACGGTCAGAGCGAAGCGCAGCCGGTTTCTGCGCGCGGCAATTTCATCTGAATCAGCGGCAGACAGCCTTATTCTGCTGTCTGCCGTTTGTACAGAACTCTGCTGACCCCACAGTTCTGCTGTTACAACGTTTTAACAAACCTGCCGCCATGCTTTAATGCCTTTTTCGCTTATCCTCCGGAGGTTATATGCTCTCCTCGCGTACGCTGAGTCTGACAATCCCCCGTCACTGGTTAGATCTGTATGAAACCATCTGGAAGCCGGATTTTTTTCCAAAGTGGGCGTCAGGGCTGACGCAGAGTGCTCTGGAGCCGGAGGGAAATCGCTGGCGTGCTAAGGGCCCGCTCGGCAGTGTGAAGCTGCGGTTCTCGCCCCACAATCCATTTGGTGTAATGGATCACTGGATTGATGGCGGTTCAGGAAAGGAGATCTACGTGCCGATGCGCGTAATCGCTAACGAACAGGGTGCTGAGGTGCTGGTGACGATTTATCGCCAGCCATTTACGTCCGATGAGAAATTTAAGCAGGATATTGAATGGGTTAGCAAGGATCTCGAAAAACTCAATCAACTGCTGACCCAATAAATCAATCACTTAGAACGGAGTTTTTCCTGTATTTATCACTGGTCGTTTATGAAAAAAACAGAAAAATTTCTGCAGATAAAGCATTACGCCCTCATCTGATTGTTGCTCCCTGTTAAGCATTGACCACCACTGCGGCTTAAGCATTGTTACCAGGGAAATTCCTGGTAATCTCTTCCGCCAGCAGGGTGATCCCCCGTGATTACAGGCCTCTTTACCTGTCGCGCCCGCTTTTCGCCTGTTGCGCATTCATTAATCATTAATCGTTGTTTATTTCCGCAGTGCTGAGGATTTAATATTTATCATGCATAAAGTGAAACCATTTATTTCTGCGGTAGCGTAATCAGACTTTTCTTATGGTGTTAAATTAAATAAAACAATGTATAAATCATTCCACACACAGCAATACCCATAATGATAAAGCACGAAAACGTCATGGACCGCTCAGCTTCTCTTTTGTTATCTGAATAAAAGGATGCTGAGAATGCCGCAGGGATGCGGGCAGGAGAATATAAAACGACAAAAGGATTTATTCGTGATCTGGCGGCATGCTCATCAGTAAAGGAGAATGCCGCCATGACACGACACAGACGCTTAACCGGGGAACCTTTTTATCCGGGTACTATTTTCAAACCGATAATAACACGGCAGGTCTGAAATAATTTTCAGAACGCAGGCCGGAAAATTGCACTAAAGAACGGTGTCACAGCAACTTCTGCTTGCCGTAACACAACTATTTAATTCTCACAGAGTCGCTGGGCTCTATCGAGTATATGATGGCAATACGTGAAAGCAGTCTTAATAGCGCAAAATGGTCTCTGCTCTCTTCAATCAAAATTATTGGCATCGGCGTCCTGCAACTCTCCTTGCTGGCGCAGATTCTGCAGGCGAATGAACTGAATCTGCTGGCAGTTGCCGTCATCGCCCTGCTGGCTGTGGATGCGCTGGCCGATCGCGGCTTCTGTAACAAGC is part of the Pantoea sp. Ep11b genome and harbors:
- the rph gene encoding ribonuclease PH, encoding MRPAGRSAQQVRPVTLTRNYTKHAEGSVLVEFGETKVLCTASVDEGVPRFLKGQGQGWVTAEYGMLPRSTHSRMAREAAKGKQGGRTLEIQRLIARSLRAAVDLKALGEFTITLDCDVIQADGGTRTASITGACVALADALNKLVASGKLKANPMKGMVAAISVGIVRGEALCDLEYVEDSAAETDMNVVMMEDGRMIEVQGTAEGEPFSHDELLTLLALARGGIEELIQAQKAALEN
- a CDS encoding NupC/NupG family nucleoside CNT transporter, translated to MAAILHFLLALVVIFALALLVSHDRKQIRLRFIIQLIVVEAVLGWFFLHSAGGLALVGSFAGFFETLLGFAAQGTEFVFGGMSKQGLAFIFLGVLCPIVFISALIGILQHWRILPLLIRLFGTLLSKINGMGRLESFNAVSTLILGQSENFIAYKGILGDIPPRRLYTMAATAMSTVSLSIVGAYMSMIEPKYVVAALLLNMFSTFIILSIINPMTRQDEQPIALEKLHEDQSFFEMLGEYILAGFKVAMIILAMLIGFIALIAAVNALFAALFGYSFQQLLGYLFYPLAWLVGIPKADALQAASIMATKLVANEFVAMIELQKVAAGMSARGLGILSVFLVSFANFASIGIVAGAIKGLNEKQGNVVSRFGWKLVYGSTLVSLLSAAFAGLFI
- a CDS encoding YicC/YloC family endoribonuclease; the encoded protein is MIRSMTAYARSEAKGEWGSAAWELRSVNQRYLETYIRLPEQFRGLEPVIRERIRQRLTRGKIECNLRYDADPSAQGELMLNETLAKQLVQAANWVKMQSDEGAINPLDILRWPGVMSAQEQDLDAINTQLLQALDNALNDFIAARESEGSALKAMIEQRLEGVSQEVSKVRAQMPDVIKWQRERLVTRLEEADVQLENNRLEQELVMMAQRVDVAEELDRLDAHVKETYNILKKKEAVGRRLDFMMQEFNRESNTLASKSINADITASAIELKVLIEQMREQIQNIE
- the pyrE gene encoding orotate phosphoribosyltransferase — translated: MKAWQRQFIEFALNKQVLKFGEFTLKSGRKSPYFFNAGLFNSGRDLALLGRFYAQALVDGAVDFDLLFGPAYKGIPIATTTAVALADHHDRDVPYCFNRKEAKDHGEGGLLVGSPLQGKVMLVDDVITAGTAIRESMDIIGAHNATLAGVLVSLDRQERGRGEMSAIQEVERDYGCKVTAIITLADLITWLEEKPEMADHLAQVRAYQKAYGI
- a CDS encoding alanine racemase produces the protein MDINDTQQWQRPLIDDRLTPYIEVDTARLDQNLQQMQRRANEAGLALRPHIKTHKSVWIAQRQLALGARGVTVSKPSEGVTFILGGVRDLLLAYPIVQPQSVADLLRQAVLHQVRLTLIADSVQGVAAIAEARQQQPACELAVAIKVDVGLHRIGVNPDTDEAIVIAQALKDHGLRFAGLLSHAGHAYGAGHAAAIADIARQEAHLMQRLQAKLQAAGFTDCPLSVGSTPTALAAEIAPCLDEIRPGNYALLDLTACRLGLSRVDQLAMSVITRVVAVNDHFAIVDAGSKMLSSDKGPHGTNASGFGIAVDEAGHTYEVTKLSEEHGFLLYQDRRPDVGSLLRIFPNHSCAVMAQSDGFVLRHSDGQSEAQPVSARGNFI
- the dut gene encoding dUTP diphosphatase → MMKKIDVKILDPRVGKAFPLPTYATSGSAGLDLRACIDEVLTIAPGTTTLVPTGLAIHIADPELAAVILPRSGLGHKHGIVLGNLVGLIDSDYQGQLMVSVWNRGQESFSLQPGDRMAQLVFVPVVQAEFNLVDDFDASLRGEGGFGHSGRQ
- the slmA gene encoding nucleoid occlusion factor SlmA; this translates as MAEKKVAKRNRREEILQALAQMLESGDGSQRITTAKLAATVGVSEAALYRHFPSKTRMFDSLIEFIEDSLITRINLILKDEKETMTRLRLIVQLILGFGERNPGLTRILTGHALMFEQDRLQGRINQLFERIEVQLRQVMRERKMREGEAFQADEALLASQLLAFCEGLLSRYVRSEFRFSPTADFEARWPLIAVQLA
- a CDS encoding polyketide cyclase translates to MLSSRTLSLTIPRHWLDLYETIWKPDFFPKWASGLTQSALEPEGNRWRAKGPLGSVKLRFSPHNPFGVMDHWIDGGSGKEIYVPMRVIANEQGAEVLVTIYRQPFTSDEKFKQDIEWVSKDLEKLNQLLTQ
- a CDS encoding DUF3574 domain-containing protein; the encoded protein is MSRVIALPVVMALLLAGCQARHHSSPTKPQPICAGGDMMMQTTLWFGLSKPDGGRVSSLDWMNFVDNEVTPRFRSGLSVYDARGQWLGENGQLARENSKALMLIHGIDPATSQAIEAIRSLYKKRFGQESVMRVDAPVCVSF
- the lpxP gene encoding kdo(2)-lipid IV(A) palmitoleoyltransferase: MKNTGKFSSSLLHPRYWFTWFGLSVLWLLVQLPYPVLMRLGAGAGKISRHFMQRRERITRRNIELCFPGISEEKTEAMIAGNFASLGMALAETGIAWFWSDRAVRRLFNVTGMDNLYAAQNEKRGVMLIGVHFMSLELGGRISGLCQPMMAMYRPHNNQAMEYVQTKGRMRSNKAMIDRRDLRGMVNALKQGESVWFAPDQDYGPKGSTFAPLFAVEKAATTNGTFVLSRLAKPAMVPIMLIRNPDNHGYHLIIEAMLENYPHTDEVAAAAYMNKVIENQILRAPEQYLWLHRRFKTRPPGEQSLYV